In the Brevundimonas sp. LM2 genome, CCGGCCGGATCGAGAGCGGCAAGGCCATCCCGGGCATGGCGATCCACGCCCTGGACCGCGACGGCAAGGAGATCGAGCGCGGCCGCATCACCAAGGTCCTGGCCTTCCGCGGCCTGAAGCGCACCGCCCTGGACGAGGGTTCGGAAGCGGGCGACATCGTCGCCATCGCCGGCATGTCCAAGGCCACCGTGGCCGACACCCTGTGCGCCATGGAAGTCACCGACGCCCTGCCCGCCCAGCCGATCGATCCGCCGACCATCTCCATGACCGTCTCGGTCAACGACAGCCCCCTGGCCGGCCGCGAAGGCGACAAGGTTCAGTCGCGCGTCATCCGTGACCGCCTGCTGAAGGAGGCCGAGGCCAACGTCGCCATCCGCGTGACCACCACCGAAGGCGGCGACGCCTACGAAGTGGCCGGCCGGGGCGAACTGCAGCTGGGCGTGCTGATCGAGAACATGCGCCGCGAAGGCTTCGAGGTCTCGATCTCGCGTCCCCGCGTGGTGTTCCAGGAAGGCCCGAACGGCGAGAAGCTGGAGCCCATCGAGGACGTCATGATCGACGTCGACGACGAGTTCAGCGGCATCGTCATCGAGAAACTGTCGGCGCGTAAGGCCGAGATGACCGACATGGGCCCGTCGGGCGCCGGCAAGACCCGCATCCAGCTGAAATGCCCGTCGCGTTCGCTGATCGGCTATCAGGGCGAGTTCCTGACCGACACGCGCGGTTCGGGCGTGCTGAACCGCGTGTTCAGCCACTACGAGCCGTTCAAGGGCGAGATCGCCGGCCGTCTGAAGGGCGTGCTGATCTCCAACTCCGACGGCGAGACCGCCGCCTTCGCCCTGTGGAACCTCGAGGATCGCGGCGTCATGTTCGTCGGCGCCGGCGAGAAGACCTACGAAGGCATGATCATCGGCGAGAACGCCCGCTGGGACGATCTCGACGTCAACCCGATCAAGGGCAAGCAGCTGACCAACGTCCGCGCCTCCGGCAAGGACGAGGCCGTGCGCCTGACCCCGCCGCGCCAGATGTCGCTGGAGCAGGCCATCGCCTACATCTCCGACGACGAGCTGGTCGAGGTCACGCCCAAGTCGATCCGCCTGCGCAAACAGACGCTGAACCCCTCGTTCCGCAAGAAGCGCCAGCGTCCCGAATAGGCACCATGTGGCTGGTGGTTGGTGACGGGTGTCGGCTCGCGTGAGCCGCCAGCCACCAGCCACCATTCACCTCTCTGCGCACACCGAACACTCCGGATCCGCGGTCACCGTCACCGTCCGGCTGGTGGCGGACAAGCCGTCATAGAGCAGCAGCCGCCCGATCAGGGCCTCGCCGGCCCCGGTGATGATCTTGATCGCCTCCAGCGCCGCCATGGCCCCGACCACGCCGGCCAGGGCGCCCACGACCCCGACCCGCGCGCAGGTCTCGGCGTCCGGCGGAATGTCCGGCACCAGGCAGCGGTAGCAGGGCCGCCCCTCGAACACCCCCACCTGCCCGCTCCAGCGGCCCAGCGCGCCCGACACCAGTGGCATGCCTGCCGCGACGCAGGCGGCGTTGACGGCATGGCGGACGGTGAAGTCGTCCGTCCCGTCCAGCACGACATCGGCCCCGGCGATGACCGAGGCGGCATTGGCGGCCGTCAGCGGCTCGTCGATCGCCTCCACCCGAACGTGCGGGTTGATCGCCGCCAGCCGTCCCGCCGCCGCCTCGACCTTGGGCCGACCCACATCGGCGGTATCGAACAGGATCTGGCGCTGCAGGTTGGACAGGGCGACCGTGTCGCCGTCGATGATCCTCAGGGTGCCCACCCCGGCCGCCGCCAGATACAGGGCGGCCGGACCGCCGACCCCGCCGGCCCCCACGATCAGGACGGTGGCGCGCGCCAGGGCTTGCTGTCCCGGTCCGCCGATCTCGGCCAGGACCAGGTGGCGGGCGTACCGCTCGACTTGCTCGGGAGTGAATGCCATCCGTCCCCGTTAGGAGCTGGACGACGCCGCGTCACGCCGCCAGTTGCAGCGTCATCAGGCGCTCGGCGTCATAGGCCGTCACCGAGGCCAGATCCGGCGCGCCGATCACTTCCATCGCCCGGGTCGGATTGTCGCAGACGGCCATCGGCGCATCGTACAGCCGCTTCGCGACCGGTGAGTCGCTGAGCACGCGGATGCGGGTGTGACGCGCATCCTGTCGCAACCGGCCCATCAACCGATCGATGTCCACCCGCGCGCCCTCCAGAACCTGCAGATAGCCACCCTCGTAAAACATGATGCTGCCCGTGATCCGGTCACGCCGGTTGTTGCGCTCGGACGAGCCCAAAATCTGCGCGATGGTCAGCAGCGAGGTCTTGGCGGGACCGGCCGACTCACTGCTGTAGATGAGACGATAAAGCAAAATGTAACTCAGAGTTGTCGTTTGTACGGCAGTAATCGTTCCCGATAACCAAGGATACGGGTTGAAATATGGCCTGGCCCATCTTGGCCTGACGAAGTTCCGGCTTGCCGCGCCGCATTTGCGTCGCCATCTGCCAGCCATGACCCAGAATTCTTCGAACTTTCCCGATTGGCACGGCACGACGATCCTCGCGGTGCGCAAGGACGGCCGGACCGTCATCGCGGGCGACGGCCAGGTCTCGATGGGGGCCACCATCGTCAAGGGGGCGGCGCGCAAGGTTCGCACCCTGGCCGGCGGCAAGGTCCTGGCGGGCTTCGCCGGGGCCACGGCCGACGCCTTCACCCTGATCGAACGGCTCGAGGCGAAGCTGGAACAGTATCCGGACCAGCTGGCCCGGGCCTGCGTCGACCTGGCCAAGGACTGGCGCACCGACCGCTACCTGCGGCGACTGGAGGCCATGCTGCTGGTGGCCGACAAGGACGCCATCTTCACGGTCACCGGCGTCGGCGACGTGCTGGAGCCGGAATACGGCGTCGCGGCCGTCGGCTCCGGCGGCAACTACGCCCTGGCCGCCGCCCGCGCCCTGATCGACAACACCGACATGGACGCCGAGGCCGTGGCGCGGCGCGCCATGGCGATCGCGGCGGACATCTGCGTCTACACGAACGGCAATCTGACGGTGGAGCGGCTGGGGTAGGGTGAAGGGGTGGCTGGTGGCTGGTGGAGATGAGCCGCGCCGGCCTCCCCGTTCAACAACCAGTCACCAGCCACCAACCACCAGCCACCTCGCTCGCCCCTCCCAAAGCCACCCCCGTCCCCCTATCTCCTCCTCATGACCGACCTATCCCCCCGCGAGATCGTCTCCGAACTCGACCGTTTCATCGTCGGCCAGGATGACGCCAAGCGCGCCGTCGCCGTGGCCCTGCGCAACCGCTGGCGGCGCAAGCGCGTGCCGGACGACCTGCGCGACGAGGTGACGCCCAAGAACATCCTGATGATCGGGCCCACCGGCGTCGGCAAGACCGAGATCGCCCGGCGCCTTGCCCGGCTGGCCGGCTCGCCCTTCCTGAAGGTCGAGGCGACCAAATTCACCGAGGTCGGCTACGTCGGCCGCGACGTCGACCAGATCATGCGCGACCTGGTCGAGGCCGCCCTGGTGATGGTGCGCGACAGCCGTCGCTCGGGCGTGCGCGCCAAGGCCGAGGCCGCGGCCGAGGAGCGGATCCTCGACGCCCTGGTCGGCCCGGGATCCCAGCCCGCCACCCGCGACAGCTTCCGCAAGAAGCTGCGCGCCGGCGAGATGGACGACAAGGAGATCGAGCTGCAGCTGGCCGATACGGCCTCCCCCATTCAGGGCCTCGATATCGGGGGCGGCGGCAACGTCGGTCTGCTGAACCTGTCGGACATGCTGGGCAAGCTGGGTGGTGGGCGGACCAAGGCGGTCAAGACCACCGTCCGCGACGCGCTCCAGCCCCTGCTGGCCGAGGAGAGCGACAGGCTGCTGGACCAGGACAGCCTGACCCGCGAGGCCGTGCTGCTGGCCGAGAACGAGGGCATCGTCTTCATCGACGAGATCGACAAGGTCGCCGGCCGCCAGGATCGGGGCGGCGCGGACGTGTCGCGCGAGGGTGTGCAGCGCGACCTGCTGCCCCTGATCGAGGGCACCACGGTCTCGACCAAATACGGGCCAGTGAAGTCCGACCACGTGCTGTTCATCGCCTCCGGGGCCTTCCACGTGGCCAAGCCGTCGGACCTGCTGCCCGAGCTGCAGGGGCGACTGCCGATCCGGGTCGAGCTGAAGGCCCTGACCCGGGACGACTTCGTGCGCATCCTGACCGAGCCCGAGGCCAATCTGATCCGCCAGAACCAGGCCCTGCTGGCGACCGAGGACGTGACCCTGACCTTCACCCCCGACGCGGTCGAGGCCCTGGCCGACGCCGCCGTGGCGGCCAACGGCGCGGTCGAGAACATCGGGGCCCGTCGTCTGGTCACCGTGATCGAGCGGGTGCTGGAGGAGACCTCGTTCCGAGCGTCCGACCTGGGTGGCCAGACCGTGGCCTTCGACGGCGACGCCGTGCGCGACAAGGTGGCCGAGCTGGCGAAGAACGCGGACCTGAGCCGGTTTATTCTATAAGGCGAGCGTTCTCCCTCCCCCTCGGGGGTGCTTGGCCGATCGTATACGATCGGCCTGCGACGTCGCGCAGCCACGGGGTGGGGGCGGCAAGGCGATCCGGACACAGGCTGTCGTTGCCTCGCCTCGCCGCCCCCACCCGGTCTCCGCTTCGCTCCGACCTCCCTCCCCCGAGGGGGAGGGAGAGCGCAGTGCCTGCGACGCCTTAAATTGATGCCGATCCGTGCTATAGAGCCCCCTACCCTCCACTCAGGATCCTCGCCCGTGAGCGTCACGCTCGACCTGTCCCGCGTCTCCGCGTCGCCCATCAAGCCCCCCGTCAACCTCTCCGGTCTGACGCGCGCGGGCCTGCGCCAGGCCCTGATCGACGCCGACATCTGCCCGCCCGAGAAGGCGAAGATGCGCGCCAGCCAGGTCTGGGGCTGGATCCACCATTTCGGCGTCACCGACTTCGACGCCATGACCAATATGGCCAAGGACGCCAAGGCCCGGATGGCCGCCGCCTTCACCCTGGCCCGGCCCGAGATCGTCGAGCGCCAGGTCTCGGCCGACGGCACGCGCAAATGGCTGATCCGCACCGCCCCGGGCATCGAGATCGAGACCGTCTACATCCCCGACGTCGGCCGTGCGGGGGCCCTGTGCGTGTCCAGCCAGGTCGGCTGCACCCTGAACTGCACCTTCTGCCACACCGGCACCCAGGCCCTGGTCCGCAACCTGACCGCCGCCGAGATCGTGGCCCAGGTCCAGGTGGCCCGCGACGATCTGAACGAATGGCCGTCCCCGAAAGAGGACCGCCGCCTGTCCAACATCGTCTTCATGGGCATGGGCGAGCCGCTCTACAATCTGGACCACGTCTCGGACGCCATCGACATCATCTCGGACAACGAGGGCATCGCCCTGTCGCGCCGCCGTATTACGGTCTCGACCAGCGGCGTGGTGCCTCAACTGGAGCCGCTGGGCACCCGCACCCAGGCCATGCTGGCCATCAGCCTGCACGCCACCAATGATGCGCTCCGCGACGTCCTGGTGCCGCTGAACAAGAAATACCCGCTGCAGCAACTGATGGACGGCATCCGCGCCTATCCGGGCATCTCCAACGCGCGGCGCGTCACCTTCGAATACGTGATGCTGAAGGGCATCAACGACAGCCCCGACGAGGCCCGCGCCCTGGTCAGGCTGATCGAGGGCATCCCCGCCAAGGTCAACCTGATCCCCTTCAACCCCTGGCCGGGCACGGACTACGAGTGCTCGGACTGGAAGACGATCGAGCGGTTCGCCGCAATCCTGAACAAGGCCGGCTACGCCTCGCCGATCCGGACGCCGCGGGGGCGGGACATCCTGGCGGCCTGCGGACAGCTGAAGTCCGAGAGCGAAAAGGTCCGGGCCAGCGCGCTCAGGAAGGCCGAGCAGGCGGCAGCTTGATGGCAGGTTCGTAGGCGATCCATCGGATGAGCAAGCCGGCCAGCGCACCCGGCAGAACGACCCAGCCGATCATGGCCAAAGCCGGGGCCGACATGCCGCCGAAGACGACGGTCCAGCCAGCGGTGCCAAGAGATGCCAGCGCACTGCCGGCAACCGCCGCCGTCAAATAACTGCGCTTGCCGATCCCATGAAGCCAGAGCCACAGGGGTGATCCAAGCAGGATAATGCCTGCGCCGAACCCCGCAGCACCAACGCTGCCTGCATAGATCGAGATCGCCACGAGTCCCCTTAGGGGGGCTCGCTCCACAACGTTAGCGACGAGCACCAAGGCGGCGAACTCAAGCGCGATCAGAAGACCGGCAAGAACACTCGCAGCGGCAATCGCCAGGAGCCAGAACGGCCATTGCCGCAGTTTCGTGGCCGGACGCGGATAGAGCAACACCTTCAGCTCGCCGTCCGTCACGACGCCCACGATCGCTCGTCGAAATCCATCGCGCGAGCGACTGCAACCACCGACTGCCCATCCGGACGCTGCTCCACCACCACGATGTCGCCGGGCTGGAAGCTCCACGCCTCGTCCTCGGGCACCGGCGCGTCAGCGATCTGGTAGGTGGTCTCGCCCAGCCGACGGGCCTGCACCGGCCGCCAGACGTCCGTGCCTTCGTCCAGAAGGCGGACGAAAACGGTCGCGAGCTCAGTAGATGAAGCCGTCGCCGCCGACATGGATCACGTCTCCTCTGCCGAAGTATGACCCACATACCCCAATCCGTCATCCTCGGGCTTGACCCGAGGATCGGATTGTCCGCATCCAAGATGATGAAGAGGCGCACCGAAAAAGGTTGCCGGACTTCATCTCATGCGCGGCTGAACATCTGATCCTCGGGTCAAGCCCGAGGATGACGGTGTGGGTGGGCTAGCTCCGATAGTCCCCGTTGATCTCGATGTAGCCCTTGGTCAGATCGCACGTCCAAACCGTCGCCGACGCTCGCCCGGACCCCACATCCACGCTGATGTCGATCTCGGCGTTCTTCATATAGGCGCTCATCTTGGCCTCGTCGTAGGTCGGCGACACCGCCCCCTCGACAGCCGCCACGTTCGGCCCGAACCGGATGGCCAGGTGGTCGCGGTCGACGGGTTCCTCGGTCTTGCCGACGGCCATGACGACCCGGCCCCAGTTGGCGTCCTCGCCGGCGATGGCGGTCTTGACCAGGGGACTGTCGGCGATCGACTTGGCCAATTTCCGGGCCGAGGCGGGGCTGGCGGCGCCGTCCACGGTCACGCGCACGAACTTGGTCGCCCCCTCTCCGTCACGGACCAGCTGGTGCGCCAGGTCCAGCATGACCCTTTCCAGAGCGGCCGAGAACTCCTTCAGCCGCCGGTCGCCCAGACGGCCGATACGCGGCGCGCCGGAAGCCCCGGTGGCGAACAACAGGCAGGTGTCGTTGGTCGAGGTGTCGCCGTCGACGGTCACCGAGTTGAACGTCGTCCGCACATGCAGGCCCAGCATGGCCCGCAACACGTTAGGGTGGATACTGGCGTCGGTGACGATGAAGGCCAGCATGGTCGCCATGTCCGGCGCGATCATGCCCGAGCCCTTGGCGATCCCGGCGATCCGCACCTTGACCCCGTCGATGCGGCACTCAGCATACGCCCCCTTGGGGAAGGTGTCGGTGGTCATGATGCCCCGACCGGCGGCGGCCCATTGCTCGGTCGGCGGGGTGTCTCCGTCCAGCTTCGTCTCGACCTCGCCCAGCTTGGCCGCGATCTTGCGGTCGTCCAGCAGGACGCCGATCACCCCGGTGGAGGCCAGCATGACGTCGCGCTGGCGACAGCCGAACCGCTTGGCCACCTCGGACGCCGTGCGGCGCGCCGCGTCGGCCCCGGCCTTTCCGGTGAAGGCATTGGCGCAGCCGGCGTTGACGACCAGGGCCCGGACGTCCTCGCCGCCGCTGGTCCCGTCCAGATGGCGCTTGCACCAGTCGACAGGGGCCGAGCCGATCTTGTGGCGGGTGAAGACCCCCGCGCAGGTCGTGCCCCGGGCGAAGCGGAACACCACCAGGTCGTCGCGCTCGTGCTTGTAGAAGCCCGCGCGGGCCGTGGTGATCTCGACCCCGCCGACGGGCGGAATGGTCGGGAAGGGCACGGCCAGGGGCGAGACCTTCAGACCGGGCTTGCCGGGCGCGGCGGGCGTCGGGGCGGGCGTCGCCGCCGGCTGGGGCTGGGTCGCCTTGCGGATCGCCGAGGCGAAGGGATCCAGCGCCTTTTCGAACGCCTGTTCGAACGCCTTGCCGGTCGAGACGGGTTTCTTCGGTTCGCCGCTCACGGGGCCACCGTCTTGGGCGCGGGGGTGGAAGCGGCGGGCACCGGGGCGGGCGCCGGGGCCGGCGCGGCGGCACGAGGGGCCGAGGCGGGCTCCTGGGGCGTATTGCCCTCGGCGGCCAGCAGCACATCGACCTTGGCCTTGCCGCGCAACTCCTCCAGCAGCTGTCGTACCCCCTCATAGGTCAGATAGCGGACGATCTGCGGCCGCGCCTGGTCAAGCGTCGGCGGGCTTTCGCGTCGCCGGTCCTCGACCCTCAGCACGGCCCAGCCGCCCTCGGTCTGGAACGGGCCGACGGTCGAGCCGGCCGGGGCCTCGCGCAGGGCGCTGGCATAGGCCTGGGGCATGACGTCGGCGGTCGAATAGCCGAGATCGCCGCCCGAGAACCGCGTCGCCTCGTCGATCGACCGCTCCTGCGCCACCGCCTCGAAACTGGCGCCCTGGCCCAGGATGCCCAGCACGGCGTCGGCCTCGGGCTTGGTGCGCGACAGGATCAGGCGGACGCGGATCTCCTCCGACGTCCGGGCCAGGCGCAGCTGCTCCTGATACAGGGTCTGCACCGCCTGGTCCGAGATCGCGCCGTTGACGACGTTCTCGACCAGCATGTCGCCCAGGATCCGCTCGCGGGTCGCCTCCAGCCGCCGCTGGGCCAGGGCGGAGTTGTCGAGCCCGCGCCGCTCGGCCTCGCGCGCCAGCAGTTTCTGGTCGACCACCTCGTCCAGCACGCGGCGGAACAGGTTGGAGGTGATGTCCAGGGGTTCGCCCTCGCCCACCAGGCCTTGGGCCACGGCTTCGCGCTTGACGTCGGAAGCCCAGATGGTCTGGTCCTGGACCTTGGCCACGGCCCGGTCGCCCGGTTCCGGCGGCTGGTCGCTGCCCCCGCCGCGCCCGCAGGCGGCCAGCCCCAGCACGGCCATGAAGGCCAGCAGGACATAGGGGTTGCGTGAATGTCGCATCGGACGCTCCGTCCAGACTGAAGGGGTCCAAACGCCGGGCTGAAAAGCCCCTCGCGTTGACAGGGGTATGGCCGGTGCTTAAGTCCCGCCTGCGCCCAAGTCGAGGGGTTTTCGATCGTATGCGCGGCCGCTTGAGCCGCCTCGCCCGGCAGCCTCTCTCGCGGCGTTCGTCGACGCCCGCAGGGTTTGATCCCTGGGGCATTTCCAGAGCTATTGATCGCTCGACGTTACCGGACCGCCCATGCTCGGCTTTGCCAAGAAATTCTTCGGCTCTTCCAACGACCGCAAGGTCAAGGACTTCATGGGCCGGGTCCAGAAGATCAACGCGCTGGAGCCGAAATACGCCGCCCTGTCGGACGACGAGCTGCGCATGATGACCCAGACCTTCAAGGACCGGGTGGCCGCGGGCGAGACCCTGGAC is a window encoding:
- the argJ gene encoding bifunctional glutamate N-acetyltransferase/amino-acid acetyltransferase ArgJ, with amino-acid sequence MSGEPKKPVSTGKAFEQAFEKALDPFASAIRKATQPQPAATPAPTPAAPGKPGLKVSPLAVPFPTIPPVGGVEITTARAGFYKHERDDLVVFRFARGTTCAGVFTRHKIGSAPVDWCKRHLDGTSGGEDVRALVVNAGCANAFTGKAGADAARRTASEVAKRFGCRQRDVMLASTGVIGVLLDDRKIAAKLGEVETKLDGDTPPTEQWAAAGRGIMTTDTFPKGAYAECRIDGVKVRIAGIAKGSGMIAPDMATMLAFIVTDASIHPNVLRAMLGLHVRTTFNSVTVDGDTSTNDTCLLFATGASGAPRIGRLGDRRLKEFSAALERVMLDLAHQLVRDGEGATKFVRVTVDGAASPASARKLAKSIADSPLVKTAIAGEDANWGRVVMAVGKTEEPVDRDHLAIRFGPNVAAVEGAVSPTYDEAKMSAYMKNAEIDISVDVGSGRASATVWTCDLTKGYIEINGDYRS
- a CDS encoding BLUF domain-containing protein, with protein sequence MAGRWRRKCGAASRNFVRPRWARPYFNPYPWLSGTITAVQTTTLSYILLYRLIYSSESAGPAKTSLLTIAQILGSSERNNRRDRITGSIMFYEGGYLQVLEGARVDIDRLMGRLRQDARHTRIRVLSDSPVAKRLYDAPMAVCDNPTRAMEVIGAPDLASVTAYDAERLMTLQLAA
- the hslV gene encoding ATP-dependent protease subunit HslV; amino-acid sequence: MTQNSSNFPDWHGTTILAVRKDGRTVIAGDGQVSMGATIVKGAARKVRTLAGGKVLAGFAGATADAFTLIERLEAKLEQYPDQLARACVDLAKDWRTDRYLRRLEAMLLVADKDAIFTVTGVGDVLEPEYGVAAVGSGGNYALAAARALIDNTDMDAEAVARRAMAIAADICVYTNGNLTVERLG
- the typA gene encoding translational GTPase TypA, whose translation is MNLRNVAIIAHVDHGKTTLVDQLLAQSGVFRANEAQTERAMDSNDQEKERGITILAKCTSVLWNGKAGETRINIIDTPGHADFGGEVERILGMVDGCVILVDAEEGVMPQTKFVLTKALKMGLKPILCINKVDRAHADPDRVHNEAFDLFAAIGATDEQLDFPHIYASGRNGWATMDLNQPNDNLAPLFDLIVDHVPPPKVQDNKDKPFQILNVLIESDPFLGRLLTGRIESGKAIPGMAIHALDRDGKEIERGRITKVLAFRGLKRTALDEGSEAGDIVAIAGMSKATVADTLCAMEVTDALPAQPIDPPTISMTVSVNDSPLAGREGDKVQSRVIRDRLLKEAEANVAIRVTTTEGGDAYEVAGRGELQLGVLIENMRREGFEVSISRPRVVFQEGPNGEKLEPIEDVMIDVDDEFSGIVIEKLSARKAEMTDMGPSGAGKTRIQLKCPSRSLIGYQGEFLTDTRGSGVLNRVFSHYEPFKGEIAGRLKGVLISNSDGETAAFALWNLEDRGVMFVGAGEKTYEGMIIGENARWDDLDVNPIKGKQLTNVRASGKDEAVRLTPPRQMSLEQAIAYISDDELVEVTPKSIRLRKQTLNPSFRKKRQRPE
- a CDS encoding HesA/MoeB/ThiF family protein, producing MAFTPEQVERYARHLVLAEIGGPGQQALARATVLIVGAGGVGGPAALYLAAAGVGTLRIIDGDTVALSNLQRQILFDTADVGRPKVEAAAGRLAAINPHVRVEAIDEPLTAANAASVIAGADVVLDGTDDFTVRHAVNAACVAAGMPLVSGALGRWSGQVGVFEGRPCYRCLVPDIPPDAETCARVGVVGALAGVVGAMAALEAIKIITGAGEALIGRLLLYDGLSATSRTVTVTADPECSVCAER
- the hslU gene encoding ATP-dependent protease ATPase subunit HslU gives rise to the protein MTDLSPREIVSELDRFIVGQDDAKRAVAVALRNRWRRKRVPDDLRDEVTPKNILMIGPTGVGKTEIARRLARLAGSPFLKVEATKFTEVGYVGRDVDQIMRDLVEAALVMVRDSRRSGVRAKAEAAAEERILDALVGPGSQPATRDSFRKKLRAGEMDDKEIELQLADTASPIQGLDIGGGGNVGLLNLSDMLGKLGGGRTKAVKTTVRDALQPLLAEESDRLLDQDSLTREAVLLAENEGIVFIDEIDKVAGRQDRGGADVSREGVQRDLLPLIEGTTVSTKYGPVKSDHVLFIASGAFHVAKPSDLLPELQGRLPIRVELKALTRDDFVRILTEPEANLIRQNQALLATEDVTLTFTPDAVEALADAAVAANGAVENIGARRLVTVIERVLEETSFRASDLGGQTVAFDGDAVRDKVAELAKNADLSRFIL
- a CDS encoding peptidylprolyl isomerase encodes the protein MRHSRNPYVLLAFMAVLGLAACGRGGGSDQPPEPGDRAVAKVQDQTIWASDVKREAVAQGLVGEGEPLDITSNLFRRVLDEVVDQKLLAREAERRGLDNSALAQRRLEATRERILGDMLVENVVNGAISDQAVQTLYQEQLRLARTSEEIRVRLILSRTKPEADAVLGILGQGASFEAVAQERSIDEATRFSGGDLGYSTADVMPQAYASALREAPAGSTVGPFQTEGGWAVLRVEDRRRESPPTLDQARPQIVRYLTYEGVRQLLEELRGKAKVDVLLAAEGNTPQEPASAPRAAAPAPAPAPVPAASTPAPKTVAP